In Dromaius novaehollandiae isolate bDroNov1 chromosome 3, bDroNov1.hap1, whole genome shotgun sequence, the following are encoded in one genomic region:
- the BCLAF1 gene encoding bcl-2-associated transcription factor 1 isoform X1: MGRSNSRSHSSRSKSRSQSSSRSRSRSHSRKKRYSSRSRSRTYSRSRSRDRVYSRDYRRDYRNNRGMRRPYGYRGRGRGYYQGGGGRYHRGGYRPVWNRRHSRSPRRGRSRSRSPKRRSVSSQRSRSRSRRSYRSSRSPRSSSSRSSSPYSKSPVSSKRRGSLEKQAKKTEGAPLQDSPLKNKSQDEQKDTFEHDPSESLDDFNKSSAASGDIWPGLSAYDNSPRSPHSPSIATPPSQSSSCSDAPLLSTVHSAKDTPQHSHSIQHSPERSGSGSVGNGSSRYSPSQNSPLHHIPSRRSPAKTIPAQSAPREEARARSFYPEAGEQETAKGGKFLKRYTDEESRVYLLDRGNTREKEAQKERGSEKGRTEGEREWEDQEALDYFVDKETGKEKFNDSEGEDAEETEDYRQFRKSVLADQGKNFPTASHRNAEEEGTKYKSKVSMKGNRESDGFREEKSYKPKETGYVVERPSATKDKHKEDDKSSEKLMVKKETQSPEQVKSEKLKELFDYSPPLHKNLDAREKSTFREESPLRIKMIASDSHRPEVKLKMAPVPLDDSNRPASLTKDRLLASTLVHSVKKEQEFRSIFDHIKLPQASKSTSESFIQHIVSLVHHVKEQYFKSAGMTLNERFTAYQKATEEHCTRQKSPEIHRRIDISPSALRKHTRLAGEERGFKEESQKGDKKLRCDSADLRHDIDRRRKERSKERGDSKGSRESSGSRKQEKTAKDYKDYKSYKDDSKLKREQDRSRSSPSSSPSSSSSSSREGKDSKKERDEEFKTHHEQKEYSSFAGVNRPRGTFFRIRGRGRARGVFAGTNTGPSNSNTTFQKRPKEEEWDPEYTPKSKKYFLHDDRDDGVDYWAKRGRGRGTFQRGRGRFNFKKSGSSPKWTHDKYQGDGIVEDEEETMENNEEKDRRKEEKE, from the exons ATGGGGCGATCTAACTCTAGATCACATTCTTCAAGATCAAAGTCCAGATCTCAGTCCAGCTCTAGGTCAAGATCCAGATCACATTCTAGAAAAAAGAGATACAG ttcTAGGTCTCGGTCAAGGACATATTCACGATCTCGCAGCAGGGATCGTGTTTATTCTAGAGATTATCGCAGAGATTACAGAAATAATAGAGGAATGAGACGCCCCTATGGTTACAGAGGAAGAGGTAGAGGGTATTATCAAGGAGGAGGTGGTAGATATCATCGTGGAGGTTATAGGCCTGTCTGGAACCGAAGACACTCCCGAAGCCCCAGGCGAGGCCGTTCACGTTCTAGAAGTCCAAAGCGAAGGTCTGTGTCTTCCCAGAGGTCCCGGAGCAGATCTCGTCGATCTTACAGATCTTCCAGGTCCCCAAGGTCCTCCTCATCTCGTTCTTCATCCCCATACAGCAAATCACCTGTCTCTTCCAAAAGACGTGGGTCTCTGGAAAAGCAGGCAAAGAAAACTGAAGGGGCTCCTTTGCAAGACAgccctttgaaaaataaatcacaagaTGAACAGAAAGATACATTTGAACATGATCCATCAGAGTCTCTTGACGATTTTAACAAATCATCAGCAGCTTCTGGCGACATTTGGCCTGGCCTTTCAGCATATGATAACAGTCCAAGGTCACCCCATAGTCCTTCTATTGCCACCCCACCTAGTCAGAGTTCATCTTGCTCCGATGCCCCTTTGCTTAGCACAGTCCACTCAGCAAAGGACACACCTCAACATTCCCATTCCATTCAGCATAGCCCTGAGAGGTCTGGCTCTGGTTCTGTTGGAAATGGTTCTAGTCGTTATAGTCCTTCTCAGAATAGCCCATTGCATCACATCCCTTCAAGGAGAAGCCCTGCAAAGACAATCCCAGCACAGAGTGCTCCCCGTGAGGAGGCTCGAGCGCGTTCATTTTATCCTGAGGCTGGAGAACAGGAAACTGCAAAAGGTGGAAAGTTTCTGAAAAG GTACACAGATGAAGAGTCTAGAGTATACCTGCTTGATAGGGGTAATACCAGGGAAAAGGAGGCCCAGAAGGAGAGAGGATCAGAAAAAGGGAGgacagagggagaaagggaatggGAGGATCAGGAAGCCTTAGATTATTTTGTTGATAAAGAGACTGGGAAAGAAAAGTTTAATGACTCTGAAGGGGAGGACGCAGAGGAGACAGAGGATTATAGACAGTTCAGAAAATCTGTCCTGGCAGATCAGGGTAAAAATTTTCCTACTGCATCTCACCGGAATGCTGAGGAGGAAGGAACCAAATACAAATCTAAAGTATCAATGAAGGGCAATAGAGAGAGCGATGGATTTAGAGAAGAGAAAAGTTATAAGCCTAAAGAGACTGGCTATGTAGTGGAAAGGCCTAGTGCAACAAAAGATAAGCACAAGGAAGACGACAAAAGTTCTGAGAAACTAATGGTGAAGAAAGAAACTCAGTCACCTGAGCAGGTAAAGTCTGAAAAGCTCAAAGAACTCTTTGATTACAGTCCCCCTCTACACAAGAATCTGGATGCGAGAGAAAAATCCACCTTCAGAGAGGAGAGCCCACTTAGGATCAAAATGATAGCCAGTGACTCTCATCGCCCTGAAGTTAAACTCAAAATGGCACCAGTACCTCTTGATGATTCCAATAG GCCTGCATCCTTGACTAAAGACAGGCTGCTTGCTAGCACACTTGTCCATTCCGTCAAGAAGGAGCAAGAGTTCCGATCCATCTTTGACCACATTAAGTTGCCACAGGCCAGCAAAAGCACATCAGAGTCATTTATTCAGCACATAGTGTCCTTGGTTCATCATGTAAAAG AGCAATACTTCAAGTCAGCTGGAATGACCCTAAATGAGAGGTTCACTGCATATCAAAAAGCTACCGAAGAACACTGCACCCGGCAAAAGAGCCCAGAAATACATAG gaGGATTGACATCTCTCCAAGTGCCCTGAGGAAGCACACCCGTTTAGCAGGTGAAGAGAGAGGCTTTAAAGAAGAAAGTCAAAAA GGAGACAAAAAATTAAGGTGCGACTCTGCTGATCTTCGGCACGACATTGACCGCCGTAGAAAAGAGCGAAGTAAAGAACGAGGAGACTCAAAGGGTTCCAGGGAATCCAGTGGGtcaagaaagcaggagaaaactGCAAAAGATTACAAGGATTACAAATCTTACAAAGATGACAG taaactAAAAAGAGAGCAAGACCGTTCTCGATCCTCCCCATCTTCTTCTCCATCTTCTTCCTCATCCAGTTCTCGAGAAGGAAAGGATagcaagaaggaaagagatgAAGAGTTCAAAACCCACCATGAGCAGAAAGAATATTCCAGTTTTGCAGGAGTCAACAGGCCAAGAGGAACCTTT TTTCGAATTAGGGGCAGAGGAAGAGCCAGAGGAGTTTTTGCTGGAACAAATACTGGTCCCAGCAATTCAAATACTACTTTTCAAAAGAGACCGAAGGAAGAGGAATGGGATCCTGAATATACTccaaaaagcaagaaatactTCTTG CATGATGACAGAGATGATGGTGTAGATTATTGGGCCAAAAGAGGAAGAGGCCGTGGTACTTTCCAGCGTGGCAGAGGTCGTTTTAACTTCAAAAAGTCAGGTAGCAGTCCGAAGTGGACACATGACAAATACCAAGGGGATGGGATTGTggaagatgaagaagaaacaaTGGAGAACAATGAAGAAAAGGACAGACGCAAAGAAGAAAAG GAATAA
- the BCLAF1 gene encoding bcl-2-associated transcription factor 1 isoform X3: MGRSNSRSHSSRSKSRSQSSSRSRSRSHSRKKRYSSRSRSRTYSRSRSRDRVYSRDYRRDYRNNRGMRRPYGYRGRGRGYYQGGGGRYHRGGYRPVWNRRHSRSPRRGRSRSRSPKRRSVSSQRSRSRSRRSYRSSRSPRSSSSRSSSPYSKSPVSSKRRGSLEKQAKKTEGAPLQDSPLKNKSQDEQKDTFEHDPSESLDDFNKSSAASGDIWPGLSAYDNSPRSPHSPSIATPPSQSSSCSDAPLLSTVHSAKDTPQHSHSIQHSPERSGSGSVGNGSSRYSPSQNSPLHHIPSRRSPAKTIPAQSAPREEARARSFYPEAGEQETAKGGKFLKSPPLHKNLDAREKSTFREESPLRIKMIASDSHRPEVKLKMAPVPLDDSNRPASLTKDRLLASTLVHSVKKEQEFRSIFDHIKLPQASKSTSESFIQHIVSLVHHVKEQYFKSAGMTLNERFTAYQKATEEHCTRQKSPEIHRRIDISPSALRKHTRLAGEERGFKEESQKGDKKLRCDSADLRHDIDRRRKERSKERGDSKGSRESSGSRKQEKTAKDYKDYKSYKDDSKLKREQDRSRSSPSSSPSSSSSSSREGKDSKKERDEEFKTHHEQKEYSSFAGVNRPRGTFFRIRGRGRARGVFAGTNTGPSNSNTTFQKRPKEEEWDPEYTPKSKKYFLHDDRDDGVDYWAKRGRGRGTFQRGRGRFNFKKSGSSPKWTHDKYQGDGIVEDEEETMENNEEKDRRKEEKE; this comes from the exons ATGGGGCGATCTAACTCTAGATCACATTCTTCAAGATCAAAGTCCAGATCTCAGTCCAGCTCTAGGTCAAGATCCAGATCACATTCTAGAAAAAAGAGATACAG ttcTAGGTCTCGGTCAAGGACATATTCACGATCTCGCAGCAGGGATCGTGTTTATTCTAGAGATTATCGCAGAGATTACAGAAATAATAGAGGAATGAGACGCCCCTATGGTTACAGAGGAAGAGGTAGAGGGTATTATCAAGGAGGAGGTGGTAGATATCATCGTGGAGGTTATAGGCCTGTCTGGAACCGAAGACACTCCCGAAGCCCCAGGCGAGGCCGTTCACGTTCTAGAAGTCCAAAGCGAAGGTCTGTGTCTTCCCAGAGGTCCCGGAGCAGATCTCGTCGATCTTACAGATCTTCCAGGTCCCCAAGGTCCTCCTCATCTCGTTCTTCATCCCCATACAGCAAATCACCTGTCTCTTCCAAAAGACGTGGGTCTCTGGAAAAGCAGGCAAAGAAAACTGAAGGGGCTCCTTTGCAAGACAgccctttgaaaaataaatcacaagaTGAACAGAAAGATACATTTGAACATGATCCATCAGAGTCTCTTGACGATTTTAACAAATCATCAGCAGCTTCTGGCGACATTTGGCCTGGCCTTTCAGCATATGATAACAGTCCAAGGTCACCCCATAGTCCTTCTATTGCCACCCCACCTAGTCAGAGTTCATCTTGCTCCGATGCCCCTTTGCTTAGCACAGTCCACTCAGCAAAGGACACACCTCAACATTCCCATTCCATTCAGCATAGCCCTGAGAGGTCTGGCTCTGGTTCTGTTGGAAATGGTTCTAGTCGTTATAGTCCTTCTCAGAATAGCCCATTGCATCACATCCCTTCAAGGAGAAGCCCTGCAAAGACAATCCCAGCACAGAGTGCTCCCCGTGAGGAGGCTCGAGCGCGTTCATTTTATCCTGAGGCTGGAGAACAGGAAACTGCAAAAGGTGGAAAGTTTCTGAAAAG TCCCCCTCTACACAAGAATCTGGATGCGAGAGAAAAATCCACCTTCAGAGAGGAGAGCCCACTTAGGATCAAAATGATAGCCAGTGACTCTCATCGCCCTGAAGTTAAACTCAAAATGGCACCAGTACCTCTTGATGATTCCAATAG GCCTGCATCCTTGACTAAAGACAGGCTGCTTGCTAGCACACTTGTCCATTCCGTCAAGAAGGAGCAAGAGTTCCGATCCATCTTTGACCACATTAAGTTGCCACAGGCCAGCAAAAGCACATCAGAGTCATTTATTCAGCACATAGTGTCCTTGGTTCATCATGTAAAAG AGCAATACTTCAAGTCAGCTGGAATGACCCTAAATGAGAGGTTCACTGCATATCAAAAAGCTACCGAAGAACACTGCACCCGGCAAAAGAGCCCAGAAATACATAG gaGGATTGACATCTCTCCAAGTGCCCTGAGGAAGCACACCCGTTTAGCAGGTGAAGAGAGAGGCTTTAAAGAAGAAAGTCAAAAA GGAGACAAAAAATTAAGGTGCGACTCTGCTGATCTTCGGCACGACATTGACCGCCGTAGAAAAGAGCGAAGTAAAGAACGAGGAGACTCAAAGGGTTCCAGGGAATCCAGTGGGtcaagaaagcaggagaaaactGCAAAAGATTACAAGGATTACAAATCTTACAAAGATGACAG taaactAAAAAGAGAGCAAGACCGTTCTCGATCCTCCCCATCTTCTTCTCCATCTTCTTCCTCATCCAGTTCTCGAGAAGGAAAGGATagcaagaaggaaagagatgAAGAGTTCAAAACCCACCATGAGCAGAAAGAATATTCCAGTTTTGCAGGAGTCAACAGGCCAAGAGGAACCTTT TTTCGAATTAGGGGCAGAGGAAGAGCCAGAGGAGTTTTTGCTGGAACAAATACTGGTCCCAGCAATTCAAATACTACTTTTCAAAAGAGACCGAAGGAAGAGGAATGGGATCCTGAATATACTccaaaaagcaagaaatactTCTTG CATGATGACAGAGATGATGGTGTAGATTATTGGGCCAAAAGAGGAAGAGGCCGTGGTACTTTCCAGCGTGGCAGAGGTCGTTTTAACTTCAAAAAGTCAGGTAGCAGTCCGAAGTGGACACATGACAAATACCAAGGGGATGGGATTGTggaagatgaagaagaaacaaTGGAGAACAATGAAGAAAAGGACAGACGCAAAGAAGAAAAG GAATAA
- the BCLAF1 gene encoding bcl-2-associated transcription factor 1 isoform X2, whose translation MGRSNSRSHSSRSKSRSQSSSRSRSRSHSRKKRYSSRSRSRTYSRSRSRDRVYSRDYRRDYRNNRGMRRPYGYRGRGRGYYQGGGGRYHRGGYRPVWNRRHSRSPRRGRSRSRSPKRRSVSSQRSRSRSRRSYRSSRSPRSSSSRSSSPYSKSPVSSKRRGSLEKQAKKTEGAPLQDSPLKNKSQDEQKDTFEHDPSESLDDFNKSSAASGDIWPGLSAYDNSPRSPHSPSIATPPSQSSSCSDAPLLSTVHSAKDTPQHSHSIQHSPERSGSGSVGNGSSRYSPSQNSPLHHIPSRRSPAKTIPAQSAPREEARARSFYPEAGEQETAKGGKFLKRYTDEESRVYLLDRGNTREKEAQKERGSEKGRTEGEREWEDQEALDYFVDKETGKEKFNDSEGEDAEETEDYRQFRKSVLADQGKNFPTASHRNAEEEGTKYKSKVSMKGNRESDGFREEKSYKPKETGYVVERPSATKDKHKEDDKSSEKLMVKKETQSPEQVKSEKLKELFDYSPPLHKNLDAREKSTFREESPLRIKMIASDSHRPEVKLKMAPVPLDDSNRPASLTKDRLLASTLVHSVKKEQEFRSIFDHIKLPQASKSTSESFIQHIVSLVHHVKEQYFKSAGMTLNERFTAYQKATEEHCTRQKSPEIHRRIDISPSALRKHTRLAGEERGFKEESQKGDKKLRCDSADLRHDIDRRRKERSKERGDSKGSRESSGSRKQEKTAKDYKDYKSYKDDSSREGKDSKKERDEEFKTHHEQKEYSSFAGVNRPRGTFFRIRGRGRARGVFAGTNTGPSNSNTTFQKRPKEEEWDPEYTPKSKKYFLHDDRDDGVDYWAKRGRGRGTFQRGRGRFNFKKSGSSPKWTHDKYQGDGIVEDEEETMENNEEKDRRKEEKE comes from the exons ATGGGGCGATCTAACTCTAGATCACATTCTTCAAGATCAAAGTCCAGATCTCAGTCCAGCTCTAGGTCAAGATCCAGATCACATTCTAGAAAAAAGAGATACAG ttcTAGGTCTCGGTCAAGGACATATTCACGATCTCGCAGCAGGGATCGTGTTTATTCTAGAGATTATCGCAGAGATTACAGAAATAATAGAGGAATGAGACGCCCCTATGGTTACAGAGGAAGAGGTAGAGGGTATTATCAAGGAGGAGGTGGTAGATATCATCGTGGAGGTTATAGGCCTGTCTGGAACCGAAGACACTCCCGAAGCCCCAGGCGAGGCCGTTCACGTTCTAGAAGTCCAAAGCGAAGGTCTGTGTCTTCCCAGAGGTCCCGGAGCAGATCTCGTCGATCTTACAGATCTTCCAGGTCCCCAAGGTCCTCCTCATCTCGTTCTTCATCCCCATACAGCAAATCACCTGTCTCTTCCAAAAGACGTGGGTCTCTGGAAAAGCAGGCAAAGAAAACTGAAGGGGCTCCTTTGCAAGACAgccctttgaaaaataaatcacaagaTGAACAGAAAGATACATTTGAACATGATCCATCAGAGTCTCTTGACGATTTTAACAAATCATCAGCAGCTTCTGGCGACATTTGGCCTGGCCTTTCAGCATATGATAACAGTCCAAGGTCACCCCATAGTCCTTCTATTGCCACCCCACCTAGTCAGAGTTCATCTTGCTCCGATGCCCCTTTGCTTAGCACAGTCCACTCAGCAAAGGACACACCTCAACATTCCCATTCCATTCAGCATAGCCCTGAGAGGTCTGGCTCTGGTTCTGTTGGAAATGGTTCTAGTCGTTATAGTCCTTCTCAGAATAGCCCATTGCATCACATCCCTTCAAGGAGAAGCCCTGCAAAGACAATCCCAGCACAGAGTGCTCCCCGTGAGGAGGCTCGAGCGCGTTCATTTTATCCTGAGGCTGGAGAACAGGAAACTGCAAAAGGTGGAAAGTTTCTGAAAAG GTACACAGATGAAGAGTCTAGAGTATACCTGCTTGATAGGGGTAATACCAGGGAAAAGGAGGCCCAGAAGGAGAGAGGATCAGAAAAAGGGAGgacagagggagaaagggaatggGAGGATCAGGAAGCCTTAGATTATTTTGTTGATAAAGAGACTGGGAAAGAAAAGTTTAATGACTCTGAAGGGGAGGACGCAGAGGAGACAGAGGATTATAGACAGTTCAGAAAATCTGTCCTGGCAGATCAGGGTAAAAATTTTCCTACTGCATCTCACCGGAATGCTGAGGAGGAAGGAACCAAATACAAATCTAAAGTATCAATGAAGGGCAATAGAGAGAGCGATGGATTTAGAGAAGAGAAAAGTTATAAGCCTAAAGAGACTGGCTATGTAGTGGAAAGGCCTAGTGCAACAAAAGATAAGCACAAGGAAGACGACAAAAGTTCTGAGAAACTAATGGTGAAGAAAGAAACTCAGTCACCTGAGCAGGTAAAGTCTGAAAAGCTCAAAGAACTCTTTGATTACAGTCCCCCTCTACACAAGAATCTGGATGCGAGAGAAAAATCCACCTTCAGAGAGGAGAGCCCACTTAGGATCAAAATGATAGCCAGTGACTCTCATCGCCCTGAAGTTAAACTCAAAATGGCACCAGTACCTCTTGATGATTCCAATAG GCCTGCATCCTTGACTAAAGACAGGCTGCTTGCTAGCACACTTGTCCATTCCGTCAAGAAGGAGCAAGAGTTCCGATCCATCTTTGACCACATTAAGTTGCCACAGGCCAGCAAAAGCACATCAGAGTCATTTATTCAGCACATAGTGTCCTTGGTTCATCATGTAAAAG AGCAATACTTCAAGTCAGCTGGAATGACCCTAAATGAGAGGTTCACTGCATATCAAAAAGCTACCGAAGAACACTGCACCCGGCAAAAGAGCCCAGAAATACATAG gaGGATTGACATCTCTCCAAGTGCCCTGAGGAAGCACACCCGTTTAGCAGGTGAAGAGAGAGGCTTTAAAGAAGAAAGTCAAAAA GGAGACAAAAAATTAAGGTGCGACTCTGCTGATCTTCGGCACGACATTGACCGCCGTAGAAAAGAGCGAAGTAAAGAACGAGGAGACTCAAAGGGTTCCAGGGAATCCAGTGGGtcaagaaagcaggagaaaactGCAAAAGATTACAAGGATTACAAATCTTACAAAGATGACAG TTCTCGAGAAGGAAAGGATagcaagaaggaaagagatgAAGAGTTCAAAACCCACCATGAGCAGAAAGAATATTCCAGTTTTGCAGGAGTCAACAGGCCAAGAGGAACCTTT TTTCGAATTAGGGGCAGAGGAAGAGCCAGAGGAGTTTTTGCTGGAACAAATACTGGTCCCAGCAATTCAAATACTACTTTTCAAAAGAGACCGAAGGAAGAGGAATGGGATCCTGAATATACTccaaaaagcaagaaatactTCTTG CATGATGACAGAGATGATGGTGTAGATTATTGGGCCAAAAGAGGAAGAGGCCGTGGTACTTTCCAGCGTGGCAGAGGTCGTTTTAACTTCAAAAAGTCAGGTAGCAGTCCGAAGTGGACACATGACAAATACCAAGGGGATGGGATTGTggaagatgaagaagaaacaaTGGAGAACAATGAAGAAAAGGACAGACGCAAAGAAGAAAAG GAATAA